From Halapricum desulfuricans, a single genomic window includes:
- a CDS encoding DHH family phosphoesterase has translation MTASDSEPGDGESGPTVYDLDPRCDREAVEAGALYHATVNGVVEYGVFVDISDQVSGLVHESNLLGTYEVGDKLIVELDDERANGDLSFLERAPETYTTEAIEYGAGTTVADLSEHVGSTVHLEGAVVGINQTGGPTIFQVRDETGVVPCAAFEDAGVRAYPEIELDDIVRLSGHVEERNDGLQIEVESLDRLEGSTAEQFRERLGAALEEAAQPHEVEPLVEWGAFEPLYEDLQEVAHLLRKTILEGRPIRMRHHADGDGICASVPLQLALERFVEEVYEDSDAARHMLKRLPSKAPFYELEDVTRDLNFALEDRSRNGQKLPLVLMLDNGSTEEDVPAYENLAHYDIPVVVVDHHHPDPEAVEPLLEAHVNPYLHGEDYRITTGMLSVELARMIAPDLTEELRHVPAVAGLSDRSEAGAMTDYLELAGEEGYDREQLREIGEALDYATNYLRYDDGGPLITDVLNVDCDDRDRHEELVSFLADRSERDVQKQLEYASDHLEHERLDNDAHLYQIDVENHVRRFSYPAPGKTTGAIHDRKVEETGEPVITIGYGPDFAVLRSDGVRLDIPEMVEELREAFPGAGVSGGGHLVVGSIKFVRGKRETVLDALVEKMADAELDADLQSSVSLPHEE, from the coding sequence ATGACAGCATCCGATTCCGAGCCCGGCGACGGCGAGTCCGGGCCGACGGTCTACGATCTCGACCCTCGCTGTGATCGCGAGGCAGTCGAGGCCGGTGCACTCTATCACGCGACGGTCAACGGCGTCGTCGAATACGGCGTCTTCGTCGACATCTCCGATCAGGTCTCGGGACTGGTTCACGAGTCGAACCTGCTCGGCACCTACGAAGTCGGAGACAAGCTCATCGTCGAACTCGACGACGAGCGCGCGAACGGCGATCTGAGTTTCCTCGAGCGTGCACCTGAGACCTACACCACGGAAGCTATCGAGTACGGCGCGGGCACGACCGTTGCTGACCTCAGCGAACACGTCGGTTCGACCGTCCATCTCGAAGGCGCGGTCGTCGGGATCAACCAGACCGGCGGGCCGACCATCTTCCAGGTGCGCGACGAGACCGGCGTCGTCCCGTGTGCGGCCTTCGAGGACGCCGGCGTTCGCGCCTACCCCGAGATCGAACTCGACGACATCGTCCGGCTCAGCGGCCACGTCGAGGAACGAAACGACGGTCTCCAGATCGAGGTCGAGTCGCTCGATCGACTCGAGGGTTCGACTGCCGAACAGTTCCGCGAGCGACTCGGCGCGGCCCTCGAGGAAGCGGCCCAGCCACACGAGGTCGAACCGCTCGTCGAGTGGGGGGCCTTCGAGCCGCTGTACGAGGACTTGCAGGAGGTCGCACACCTGCTGCGCAAGACGATCCTCGAAGGGCGGCCGATCCGGATGCGCCATCACGCCGACGGCGACGGGATCTGTGCGAGCGTTCCACTGCAACTCGCGCTGGAGCGGTTCGTCGAGGAGGTCTACGAGGACAGCGATGCCGCCCGGCACATGCTCAAGCGCCTGCCGAGCAAGGCCCCGTTCTACGAACTTGAAGACGTCACCCGCGATCTCAACTTCGCGCTCGAAGACCGGAGTCGCAACGGGCAGAAGCTCCCGCTCGTGCTCATGCTCGACAACGGCTCGACCGAGGAGGACGTCCCCGCCTACGAGAATCTCGCTCACTACGACATTCCGGTCGTCGTCGTCGATCACCACCATCCCGATCCCGAGGCCGTCGAACCGCTGCTGGAAGCACACGTCAACCCCTATCTCCACGGCGAGGACTACCGGATCACGACCGGCATGCTCTCGGTCGAACTCGCCCGGATGATCGCGCCCGATCTGACCGAGGAGCTCCGTCACGTCCCGGCCGTCGCGGGGCTCTCGGATCGCTCGGAGGCCGGGGCGATGACTGACTATCTCGAACTGGCGGGCGAGGAAGGGTACGACCGCGAGCAGCTCCGGGAGATCGGCGAAGCGCTGGATTACGCGACGAACTACCTCCGCTATGACGACGGCGGTCCGCTAATTACCGACGTGCTCAACGTCGACTGCGACGACCGCGATCGCCACGAGGAGCTCGTCTCGTTCCTGGCCGACCGCTCCGAACGGGACGTACAGAAACAGCTCGAGTACGCGAGCGACCACCTCGAACACGAACGGCTCGACAACGACGCCCACCTCTATCAGATCGACGTCGAGAACCATGTCCGGCGGTTCAGCTACCCCGCGCCGGGCAAGACGACCGGTGCGATCCACGACCGGAAAGTCGAGGAGACCGGCGAGCCGGTCATCACGATCGGGTACGGGCCGGACTTCGCCGTCCTCCGCAGTGACGGTGTCCGGCTGGACATCCCCGAGATGGTCGAGGAGCTTCGCGAGGCGTTCCCGGGCGCAGGTGTCAGCGGCGGCGGCCACCTCGTCGTCGGCTCGATCAAGTTCGTCCGCGGCAAGCGCGAGACGGTCCTCGATGCGCTGGTCGAGAAGATGGCCGACGCCGAACTCGATGCCGACCTCCAGAGCTCCGTCTCGCTCCCTCACGAGGAGTAG
- a CDS encoding Mov34/MPN/PAD-1 family protein, with protein sequence MRLFRSSGIIGIAESALTFALEASRDSHPNEYMGLLRGEDAHKLGLEQSGTVLTDVLIIPGTESNPVSATVKTSMIPNDMRAAGSVHSHPNGVLRPSDADLATFTKGDVHIIVGAPYERDDWQAFDREGEPIDLPVLDVDPPEEEFFDFTQEDIDREMMPSEEDDQGGWFL encoded by the coding sequence ATGCGGCTGTTCCGTAGCTCGGGGATCATCGGCATCGCCGAGTCAGCACTCACGTTCGCGCTCGAAGCCTCTCGGGACAGCCATCCCAACGAGTACATGGGACTGCTCCGGGGTGAGGACGCCCACAAGCTCGGCCTCGAACAGTCGGGGACGGTGCTGACGGACGTGCTGATCATCCCCGGGACGGAATCGAACCCGGTCAGCGCGACGGTCAAGACCAGCATGATCCCGAACGACATGCGCGCGGCAGGGTCGGTCCACTCACACCCCAACGGCGTCCTCCGGCCCAGCGACGCCGACCTCGCCACGTTCACCAAAGGCGACGTACACATCATCGTCGGCGCGCCCTACGAACGCGACGACTGGCAGGCGTTCGACCGCGAGGGCGAACCGATCGATCTCCCGGTGCTCGACGTCGACCCGCCCGAGGAGGAGTTCTTCGATTTCACCCAGGAAGACATCGATCGCGAGATGATGCCAAGCGAGGAGGACGACCAGGGCGGGTGGTTCCTGTGA
- a CDS encoding adenylyltransferase/cytidyltransferase family protein translates to MTRVVAQGTFDILHPGHLHYLQEAASFGSELHVIVARRENVTHKDPPIVPDRQRATMVEALDPVETAHLGHTEDIFVPIERIEPDVIVLGHDQHHDEAAIADALATRGIDCAVERASALESSDERLLSTGQIIDRILETRE, encoded by the coding sequence GTGACCCGGGTCGTCGCCCAGGGCACCTTCGACATCCTCCATCCCGGCCACCTGCACTACCTTCAGGAGGCGGCATCGTTCGGCTCCGAGTTGCACGTCATCGTCGCTCGCCGGGAGAACGTCACCCACAAGGACCCACCGATCGTCCCCGACCGCCAGCGGGCGACGATGGTCGAGGCGCTCGACCCCGTCGAGACGGCACACCTCGGCCACACCGAGGATATCTTCGTCCCGATCGAACGGATCGAACCCGACGTGATCGTGCTCGGCCACGACCAGCACCACGACGAGGCCGCCATCGCGGACGCGCTCGCGACCCGCGGGATCGACTGTGCGGTCGAGCGGGCGAGCGCGCTCGAGTCGTCCGACGAACGACTCCTCTCGACCGGTCAGATCATCGATCGGATCCTCGAAACGCGGGAGTAG